Proteins from a genomic interval of Candidatus Rubidus massiliensis:
- the priA gene encoding Primosomal protein N', which yields MEKHTTADRSNNKSLLKTPYKKIAVVVLDIYLDKTLDYGIKDEHISFAAPGMRISAPIRGKLQTGYILEIKDHSPFDNLQAINSFQSEQIYLTQELFELALWMSRYYASPLSLIFKTILPSVIASKTTFKQQLFVIRKKTKDEIIEYCLLNREKSPIQVAILEEMLKVKKGILLTELLEKAKSSRSSVDALVKKGLLEVDIVRIDRSPLVNEEYFKTKPKVLNSQQAEALQKINISLEKKEFAVHLLYGITGSGKTEVYLQAIEKALKSNLRVIMLVPEIALTSQTIERFKSRFDDYISILHHRLSDGERFDEWHKILNGDAKIVIGARSAIFSPIKDLGLIIVDEEHESSYKQSESMPCYHARDIAVMRGKLSQCAVILGSATPSLESYHHALSGKYILSKLSARAEKSQLPKVTIVDMAKEREKQGYTNYSQTLLDGIKTRLEKGEKTILFLNRRGYHTTLFCPTCQEGINCKHCDTTLTFHFHDQKLSCHLCGYTIMPPKVCPKCHNDTMKYKGVGTEQIERSLHAIFPEVRTLRMDADTTKHKGSHQKILKDFGTGKADVLIGTQMIAKGLHFPDVTLVGVLNTDTQLNIPDFKASETVFQIITQVAGRAGRGILSGEVIIQTFLPENNVLQLAAKQDFDGFFEEEIEIRRLFSYSPFTNLVKIAFVGDDEKKTLENATNFHDNLKKQLTEHYLLLPVLPAGHAKVKDQYRFQFFLKGKSIYEINHAINEVKKKLKIPCKILVDINPLSTYF from the coding sequence ATGGAAAAACATACAACTGCAGATAGATCAAACAATAAAAGCCTCTTAAAGACCCCTTATAAAAAAATTGCTGTTGTAGTTTTAGATATTTATTTAGATAAAACTTTAGACTATGGAATTAAGGATGAGCACATTTCCTTTGCCGCGCCTGGCATGCGCATTAGTGCGCCAATTAGAGGAAAATTGCAAACAGGTTATATATTAGAAATTAAAGATCACTCTCCTTTTGATAATTTACAAGCTATAAACAGCTTTCAATCGGAACAAATTTATTTAACCCAAGAATTATTTGAATTAGCCTTATGGATGAGTCGCTATTACGCATCCCCCTTAAGCCTTATTTTTAAGACTATTTTACCCTCTGTTATTGCAAGCAAAACTACCTTTAAGCAGCAACTATTTGTCATTCGTAAAAAAACAAAAGATGAAATTATTGAATACTGCCTTTTAAATCGGGAAAAATCCCCCATACAAGTCGCTATTTTAGAAGAAATGTTAAAAGTAAAAAAAGGGATTCTTCTAACAGAATTATTGGAAAAAGCAAAAAGCTCAAGAAGTAGCGTAGATGCATTAGTAAAAAAAGGGTTATTAGAAGTTGATATTGTGAGGATTGATAGAAGCCCTCTTGTAAATGAAGAATACTTTAAAACGAAGCCAAAAGTGTTAAATTCTCAACAAGCAGAAGCCTTACAAAAAATTAATATCTCTTTAGAAAAAAAAGAATTTGCGGTCCATTTGTTATACGGTATAACAGGAAGCGGTAAAACTGAAGTTTATCTTCAAGCCATTGAAAAAGCATTAAAAAGCAATTTACGTGTGATCATGCTGGTACCTGAAATTGCTCTTACCTCCCAAACGATCGAACGTTTTAAAAGTCGTTTCGATGACTACATCTCAATTTTGCATCACCGTCTAAGTGATGGAGAAAGATTTGATGAATGGCATAAAATTTTAAACGGCGATGCCAAAATAGTCATAGGGGCTCGTTCAGCGATCTTTAGTCCCATTAAAGATTTAGGATTAATCATTGTTGATGAGGAGCATGAAAGTTCATATAAGCAATCTGAAAGTATGCCTTGTTATCATGCACGAGACATTGCTGTTATGCGAGGAAAATTAAGTCAGTGTGCAGTCATACTTGGTAGCGCAACCCCAAGTCTTGAAAGTTACCATCACGCGCTTAGTGGAAAATATATTTTAAGCAAGTTAAGTGCAAGAGCTGAAAAATCACAGTTGCCAAAAGTTACCATTGTAGACATGGCTAAAGAAAGGGAAAAACAAGGCTATACAAATTATTCACAAACATTATTAGATGGCATTAAAACTCGTTTAGAAAAAGGGGAAAAGACGATTCTCTTTTTAAATCGACGAGGTTACCATACAACTTTGTTTTGTCCAACATGTCAAGAAGGTATTAACTGTAAACATTGTGATACAACCCTAACTTTTCATTTTCACGATCAAAAATTATCTTGTCATTTGTGTGGATATACGATTATGCCTCCAAAGGTTTGTCCGAAATGTCATAATGACACTATGAAATATAAGGGCGTTGGAACAGAACAAATAGAAAGATCTTTACATGCCATCTTTCCAGAAGTTCGAACACTGCGTATGGATGCTGACACAACTAAGCATAAAGGAAGTCATCAAAAAATTTTAAAAGATTTTGGCACTGGAAAAGCCGATGTATTAATAGGAACCCAAATGATTGCGAAAGGTCTTCATTTTCCCGATGTTACTTTAGTTGGCGTGTTAAATACTGACACTCAATTAAATATACCCGATTTTAAAGCGTCTGAAACAGTATTTCAAATCATCACACAAGTAGCTGGAAGAGCTGGTAGAGGAATTTTAAGTGGGGAAGTGATTATTCAAACCTTTTTGCCAGAGAACAATGTCTTACAACTTGCTGCCAAACAAGATTTTGACGGTTTTTTTGAAGAAGAAATTGAAATCAGGCGCCTTTTTTCCTACTCTCCTTTCACCAATTTAGTAAAAATTGCTTTTGTAGGAGATGATGAAAAGAAAACATTAGAGAACGCTACAAATTTTCATGACAATTTAAAAAAACAATTAACTGAACATTATCTTCTTTTACCTGTTTTACCAGCCGGTCATGCCAAAGTCAAAGATCAATATCGATTTCAATTCTTTTTAAAAGGTAAGTCGATTTATGAAATTAACCATGCGATAAATGAAGTGAAAAAAAAGTTGAAAATACCTTGTAAAATTTTAGTAGATATCAATCCACTATCCACATATTTTTAG
- the lexA_2 gene encoding LexA repressor: MKKTFSLYAPNFQENNLPLPLFLEKVVAGFPSPANDFIEQKLDLNELIIKHPASTFFVKVEGNSMVNANIQTGDILVVDRSISASNGKIIVAIINGEFTVKRLFINEKTMQLLPENDNYPVIEITDQDEFQVWGVVTYVIHKT; this comes from the coding sequence ATGAAAAAAACATTTAGTTTATACGCTCCTAATTTTCAAGAAAATAATTTACCACTCCCTTTATTTTTAGAAAAAGTGGTGGCAGGTTTTCCTTCCCCGGCCAATGATTTTATTGAGCAAAAATTAGATTTAAATGAATTAATAATAAAACACCCAGCTTCTACTTTTTTTGTGAAAGTAGAAGGGAATTCTATGGTTAATGCCAATATTCAAACAGGAGACATTTTAGTTGTCGATCGTTCAATATCAGCTTCAAATGGGAAAATCATAGTAGCCATTATTAACGGAGAGTTTACTGTTAAGCGATTATTTATCAACGAAAAAACCATGCAATTGCTTCCTGAGAATGACAATTATCCCGTTATAGAAATCACTGACCAGGATGAATTTCAAGTTTGGGGCGTCGTAACTTATGTCATTCACAAAACCTAA
- the dinB_1 gene encoding DNA polymerase IV produces MSFTKPKKWIALVDCDNFFATCEKIFRPYLKQPLVILSNNDGCVISRSHEAKALGIPMGAPFFQYEKFFKDHNVAVFSANFPLYGDMSDRVMSLLEDYSSEIQIYSIDEAFITIPSSIENCEEYGQKIIQEIKQKTGIILSIGIAETKVLAKMANYIAKKNRLGCFFLKPDQKEQILDKVPINEIWGIGGQLTQTLKKYNIQTAWEFCNQEEGFIRKKLSVVGLRLALELKGVSCLPFEELPEPKKSIMSSRSFGTYTSDYNKIAEALSSYTALASEKLRKQGSIASYVGVFLKTNKHNIHQEYYANSTIISLPQASAYTPLLVHAAKLGLKSIYKENTVYKKVGVILGGLVEENCLQMDFFCENEEELRDKQKKIMDLMDSANLKYQKKILKFASEGGKCSSWKMNQTYKSPAYTTSWEQILKIKI; encoded by the coding sequence ATGTCATTCACAAAACCTAAAAAATGGATTGCTTTAGTCGATTGCGATAATTTTTTTGCTACTTGTGAAAAAATATTTCGACCTTACTTAAAGCAACCCTTAGTTATTTTATCCAATAACGATGGCTGTGTAATTTCTCGCTCCCATGAAGCTAAGGCTTTAGGTATTCCTATGGGTGCGCCTTTTTTTCAATATGAAAAATTTTTTAAAGATCATAATGTGGCCGTTTTTTCTGCAAACTTCCCCCTTTATGGTGATATGTCTGATCGGGTAATGAGTTTACTCGAAGACTATTCTTCTGAAATTCAGATCTATTCTATAGATGAAGCTTTTATCACGATCCCAAGCTCTATTGAAAATTGTGAAGAATATGGGCAAAAAATTATCCAAGAAATTAAACAAAAAACTGGAATTATTTTATCCATTGGTATTGCAGAGACTAAAGTTTTAGCTAAAATGGCGAATTATATCGCTAAAAAAAATAGATTAGGGTGTTTTTTCTTAAAACCAGATCAAAAAGAACAAATATTAGATAAGGTTCCCATTAATGAAATATGGGGAATTGGGGGACAATTAACGCAAACCTTAAAAAAATATAATATACAGACTGCCTGGGAGTTTTGTAATCAAGAAGAAGGGTTTATTCGGAAAAAATTAAGCGTGGTGGGCTTGCGTTTGGCATTAGAGCTAAAAGGTGTTTCTTGTTTGCCATTTGAAGAATTACCTGAACCTAAAAAATCAATTATGAGTTCTAGGTCTTTTGGTACTTACACAAGCGATTATAATAAAATAGCGGAGGCTTTATCCTCCTATACAGCTCTTGCGAGTGAAAAATTGAGGAAGCAAGGAAGTATAGCTTCTTATGTTGGGGTGTTTTTGAAAACAAATAAACATAATATCCATCAAGAATATTATGCAAATAGTACTATTATATCCTTACCTCAGGCTAGCGCCTATACTCCATTATTAGTCCATGCAGCAAAATTGGGTTTAAAAAGTATATACAAAGAAAATACAGTTTATAAAAAGGTTGGGGTTATTTTAGGGGGTCTTGTCGAAGAAAATTGCCTCCAAATGGATTTCTTTTGCGAAAATGAAGAAGAGTTGCGAGATAAGCAAAAAAAAATAATGGATCTTATGGATTCGGCCAATCTTAAATACCAAAAAAAAATCTTGAAATTTGCAAGCGAAGGGGGAAAATGCTCTTCTTGGAAAATGAATCAAACTTATAAGTCACCTGCCTACACCACTTCTTGGGAACAAATTCTAAAAATAAAAATTTAG
- the hppA gene encoding K(+)-insensitive pyrophosphate-energized proton pump — translation MLSYDYGFVIACGFLAILYGIIMIRYILSLSSGNEKMQSIASAIQEGASAYLNRQYQMITLVGIVIFALLTWILGWHVGIGFLIGAILSGLAGYIGMNISVRANVRTTEAAKKGLSEALGVAFKSGAITGMLVVGLGLLGITGYYLYLKWHNVPMRELLEALVGLGFGASLISIFARLGGGIFTKGADVGADLVGKIEANIPEDDPRNAAVIADNVGDNVGDCAGMAADLFETYCVTLVGTMLLAGVFFQGAILEKMMFYPLAICAVCIIASLFGTYFVKLGTSNNIMNALYKGFVSTAIFSAAGIWAVTKYVLGTDVIYENNGISFNGMNLFYCALTGLAVTGLIILITEYYTLGKYRPVKSIAESSRTGHGTNIIQGLAVSMEATALPVITICAGILIANANAGLFGIAVAATSMLALAGMVVALDAYGPVTDNAGGIAEMSNLPAEIRKTTDALDAVGNTTKAVTKGYAIGSAGFAALVLFAAFLQDLTRYFPASADQCSFNLTNTYVLVGLLIGGLLPYLFGALSMMAVGRAAGSVVVEVRRQFKEIPGIMDGSGKPDYGKAVDLLTKSAIKEMILPSLLPVGAPILLYVIINAFVGQNEAFVALGSMLLGVVITGLFVGLSMTSGGGAWDNAKKFIEEGNFGGKGSDAHHASVTGDTVGDPYKDTAGPAINPMIKIANIVALLLLAILAAMSNQ, via the coding sequence ATGTTATCATATGATTATGGATTTGTGATAGCTTGCGGATTTTTAGCCATTCTTTATGGTATAATCATGATTCGCTATATCCTATCATTAAGTTCAGGTAATGAAAAAATGCAATCTATCGCTTCTGCTATTCAAGAAGGAGCTAGTGCTTATTTAAATCGTCAATATCAAATGATCACTTTAGTAGGAATTGTAATATTTGCTCTTCTTACTTGGATCTTAGGTTGGCACGTTGGTATCGGATTTTTAATCGGAGCTATTCTTTCAGGTTTAGCTGGTTATATCGGAATGAATATTTCAGTTAGAGCTAACGTTAGAACAACAGAGGCTGCCAAAAAAGGTTTATCAGAAGCTCTTGGAGTCGCTTTTAAATCGGGCGCAATTACTGGTATGCTAGTGGTTGGACTTGGATTGCTCGGTATTACAGGTTACTACCTATATCTAAAATGGCATAACGTGCCTATGAGAGAGCTTTTAGAAGCTTTGGTAGGTTTAGGCTTTGGAGCCTCTTTGATTTCAATATTTGCAAGATTGGGTGGAGGTATCTTCACAAAAGGTGCAGATGTTGGAGCTGACTTAGTGGGAAAAATTGAAGCTAATATTCCAGAAGATGATCCAAGAAATGCCGCTGTAATTGCCGATAACGTAGGGGATAACGTAGGGGATTGCGCTGGAATGGCAGCTGACCTTTTTGAAACTTATTGTGTAACATTAGTTGGTACAATGTTGCTAGCAGGTGTCTTTTTCCAAGGCGCTATTTTAGAAAAAATGATGTTTTATCCTTTAGCTATCTGTGCTGTTTGTATTATAGCCTCTTTGTTTGGCACTTATTTTGTTAAGCTTGGCACAAGCAACAACATTATGAATGCGCTTTACAAAGGATTTGTCTCGACAGCTATCTTTTCAGCAGCGGGTATCTGGGCTGTAACTAAATATGTTTTAGGAACTGATGTAATTTATGAAAATAATGGAATCTCTTTTAATGGGATGAATCTATTTTATTGCGCATTAACGGGTCTTGCTGTTACTGGTTTGATCATTTTAATTACAGAATATTATACATTAGGTAAATATAGACCGGTAAAAAGCATTGCAGAATCTTCAAGAACTGGGCATGGAACCAATATTATTCAAGGCTTGGCGGTTTCAATGGAAGCCACTGCATTGCCAGTTATTACTATTTGCGCCGGGATTTTAATTGCCAATGCAAATGCTGGACTTTTCGGTATAGCAGTAGCTGCGACTAGTATGTTAGCTTTAGCTGGTATGGTTGTAGCCTTAGATGCATATGGTCCAGTGACTGATAATGCTGGGGGCATTGCTGAAATGTCAAATTTACCAGCAGAAATTCGTAAAACAACCGATGCTTTAGATGCTGTTGGTAACACTACAAAAGCTGTTACAAAAGGTTATGCGATAGGTTCTGCCGGTTTTGCAGCGTTAGTGCTTTTTGCAGCTTTTTTACAAGATTTGACAAGATATTTCCCAGCCTCTGCTGATCAATGTAGTTTCAACTTGACTAATACTTATGTTTTAGTTGGATTGTTAATTGGAGGCTTATTGCCTTATCTATTTGGTGCTTTAAGTATGATGGCTGTTGGAAGAGCTGCAGGTTCTGTTGTCGTTGAAGTGAGAAGACAGTTCAAAGAAATTCCAGGGATCATGGATGGATCTGGAAAGCCGGATTATGGCAAAGCCGTTGATTTGTTAACTAAATCTGCTATTAAGGAAATGATTCTACCTTCTTTACTACCAGTTGGCGCACCTATTTTACTATATGTAATTATCAATGCTTTCGTTGGTCAAAATGAAGCGTTTGTGGCACTAGGATCTATGTTGCTAGGTGTTGTAATTACTGGTTTATTTGTAGGACTTTCTATGACGTCTGGTGGCGGTGCATGGGATAATGCCAAAAAGTTTATTGAAGAAGGAAATTTTGGTGGAAAAGGTTCTGATGCTCATCACGCATCGGTTACAGGAGACACTGTTGGTGATCCGTACAAAGACACTGCAGGGCCAGCTATTAATCCGATGATTAAAATTGCGAATATTGTAGCTTTATTGCTTTTAGCAATCCTTGCTGCAATGTCAAATCAATAG
- a CDS encoding adenosine deaminase: MFNEVSSFIKVAVNSVGKWFKPNSAQVPKQTEISNIVERSLFNLGSYDDKYCEKFAICHDLFQKIAETKNWVLYKLLLTKIPKHEDHTHFEGCFHPDDIKDMCIEEDLYVDPITFSNLVIDINEQFMFYKEPVAGKELIKAKDLGSDAWAKLNASISITKGERKKFVDSEIRDKFLVKAFIIRGKILDLISEEKKIERFLRIQKESNVIYTELMSELDKSLVPTEFIERHTASWTSEKFAKADFAELEELEKELKNSGFIDKYYLGSMDLLNKSSPPAGSGIQFTRILELLRTDKSGLEIDKEFLLKFFAHTAAYMRLTHTDSRVSGINLVGPQYKEDAKVNLPAQMRILEYFGCKYYNAGIAVHVGEVNTEMMSKAKINSELEIVLQTLERINESRKEKDTKTTRLGHFTSIQYSDKLVEIICRLKELKVVIELSLTSITSSISSKAKTPAVILVETGLPILLNTDDGGITGKTLEDEYKKFTKLVIKHTTSESNPNLQRVRNCFYTFFNDMNKLGLRGSFLEGESLYDEKQLFDEFHRTRTIYEIKEPFKNILSQNFTLSEEAARFLASSKKANEEYRLIMATKKAQEELVDLTVDFIRQGLLSPEQFIKYKTIQEKLNEKKSSNRLNK, translated from the coding sequence ATGTTTAATGAAGTATCTAGTTTTATTAAAGTGGCGGTAAATTCTGTAGGTAAATGGTTCAAGCCAAACAGTGCACAAGTTCCAAAACAAACTGAAATAAGTAATATTGTTGAGAGATCTCTCTTCAATCTCGGCAGTTATGATGATAAATATTGTGAAAAATTTGCGATCTGCCATGATTTATTTCAAAAAATAGCCGAAACGAAAAATTGGGTTCTTTATAAACTATTACTTACAAAAATTCCAAAACACGAAGATCATACCCATTTCGAAGGATGCTTTCATCCAGATGACATTAAAGATATGTGTATCGAAGAGGATCTATATGTAGATCCAATCACTTTTTCAAATCTAGTGATCGATATAAATGAACAATTTATGTTCTATAAAGAGCCTGTGGCTGGAAAGGAATTGATAAAAGCAAAAGATTTAGGGTCTGATGCTTGGGCAAAACTAAATGCCTCGATTAGTATCACTAAAGGTGAACGGAAAAAATTTGTAGATAGTGAAATTAGAGATAAATTTTTAGTCAAAGCCTTTATTATTAGAGGAAAAATCTTAGATCTAATTTCAGAAGAAAAAAAAATTGAAAGGTTTTTGAGAATTCAAAAAGAAAGCAATGTTATCTACACTGAATTGATGAGTGAACTAGATAAATCTTTAGTACCTACTGAATTTATTGAAAGACACACAGCTTCTTGGACTTCAGAAAAATTTGCGAAGGCTGATTTTGCTGAATTAGAGGAATTAGAAAAAGAATTAAAAAATAGTGGTTTCATAGACAAATATTACTTAGGATCCATGGATTTGCTCAACAAAAGCTCCCCCCCTGCTGGATCTGGTATACAATTTACAAGAATTTTAGAGTTATTAAGAACTGATAAATCAGGACTTGAAATTGACAAAGAGTTTTTGCTTAAGTTTTTTGCTCATACCGCAGCCTATATGCGATTAACTCATACTGATTCTAGAGTTAGTGGTATTAATTTAGTAGGACCTCAATATAAAGAAGACGCAAAAGTCAATTTACCAGCTCAAATGAGAATCTTAGAATATTTTGGATGCAAATATTACAATGCTGGGATTGCGGTTCATGTTGGTGAAGTAAATACTGAAATGATGTCCAAGGCAAAAATCAATTCTGAACTTGAAATTGTTTTACAAACTCTAGAAAGAATTAATGAATCAAGAAAAGAAAAGGATACGAAAACTACCCGTTTAGGACATTTTACAAGTATCCAATATTCGGACAAATTAGTTGAAATCATTTGTCGTTTAAAGGAACTAAAAGTTGTTATTGAGCTTAGTTTAACAAGTATTACAAGTTCAATATCCTCAAAAGCTAAAACCCCCGCCGTTATTTTAGTAGAAACTGGTCTTCCAATATTACTTAACACAGATGATGGGGGAATAACTGGAAAAACACTTGAGGATGAATATAAAAAATTTACTAAGCTTGTCATTAAACATACAACAAGTGAGAGTAACCCAAATTTACAAAGGGTGAGAAATTGTTTTTATACTTTCTTCAATGATATGAATAAATTGGGCTTAAGAGGTTCTTTTTTAGAGGGGGAGAGTTTGTATGATGAAAAACAACTTTTTGATGAATTTCACAGAACAAGAACTATATATGAAATAAAAGAGCCTTTCAAAAATATTTTAAGTCAAAATTTTACTTTATCCGAAGAAGCGGCGCGGTTTTTAGCATCATCAAAGAAAGCCAATGAAGAATATAGATTGATTATGGCTACCAAAAAAGCACAGGAAGAACTTGTAGATTTGACCGTTGATTTTATTCGACAAGGTCTTTTATCTCCTGAACAATTTATTAAATATAAAACGATTCAAGAAAAGTTAAACGAAAAAAAGAGTAGTAATCGTCTTAATAAGTAA
- a CDS encoding hypothetical protein (YicC-like family, N-terminal region) — protein MLRSMTGFGKSQLTNDLGNFNLEISSVNRKFFEVNGYLPREFQFLEFDIKKWVSESIQRGQVNYKLTVNIDTSAFTSLKSNISLARQYKNVYEQMAKELGLSNYTFDLSSILQEKNLFYMEENETKKSLYINTLESLFKAALKQLVELKEAEGNFLEIELKKNLEFLQKILFNISLNANHAVEKYKEKITSKINEWALNLPDNEDKVLREVCLYAEKADITEEITRFNSHIQRFSQTLESKEISKGKLLEFILQEMLREMNTIGSKSNDITITNFVISGKAEIEKIREQIQNIE, from the coding sequence ATGCTTAGAAGTATGACTGGCTTTGGAAAAAGTCAACTGACAAATGACCTCGGAAATTTCAATCTTGAAATTTCAAGTGTTAACCGAAAGTTTTTTGAAGTTAATGGATATTTGCCTCGAGAATTTCAATTTTTGGAATTTGATATAAAAAAATGGGTTAGTGAATCCATACAAAGAGGGCAAGTTAACTATAAGCTTACCGTTAATATAGATACTTCTGCTTTTACCTCTTTGAAATCCAATATTTCTTTAGCTCGTCAATACAAAAATGTTTATGAGCAAATGGCTAAAGAATTAGGTTTATCCAATTATACATTTGATCTTTCCTCCATATTGCAAGAAAAAAATCTTTTTTATATGGAAGAAAATGAAACAAAAAAATCTCTTTATATCAATACTCTAGAGAGTCTTTTTAAAGCTGCTTTAAAACAATTAGTTGAATTAAAGGAAGCTGAAGGGAATTTTCTAGAGATAGAACTAAAAAAAAATTTAGAGTTTTTACAAAAAATTCTGTTTAATATTTCCTTAAACGCTAATCACGCTGTAGAGAAATACAAAGAAAAAATCACCTCAAAAATTAATGAGTGGGCTTTAAATCTTCCCGATAATGAAGATAAAGTTTTAAGAGAAGTTTGTTTATATGCAGAAAAAGCTGATATTACCGAAGAGATAACTCGTTTTAATTCCCATATTCAAAGATTTTCACAAACTTTAGAATCTAAAGAGATTAGTAAAGGAAAGTTACTAGAATTTATTTTACAAGAAATGTTGCGAGAAATGAATACCATTGGTTCAAAATCAAATGATATTACAATCACAAATTTTGTCATTTCAGGTAAAGCTGAGATAGAAAAAATCCGAGAACAAATTCAAAATATTGAGTAA
- the gmk gene encoding Guanylate kinase, translating into MSKLLGNSQKGLLFIISAPAGTGKTTLVHMLTKEFPQVCESVSFTTRYLRPNEIEGKHYFFVSKDEFELMVRNQSFLEYVELYGFYYGTSKAFVEEKLNEGKHVVLVIDTQGALALQKTEIPAIYIFLKPPSMEELEKRLINRKTESEKKVEERIEWAEKELQDSKFYNYHIVNDDLQIAYQVLRSIVIAEDHRNKKDY; encoded by the coding sequence GTGAGTAAGCTTTTAGGAAACAGCCAAAAAGGCTTATTATTTATTATAAGCGCTCCGGCGGGTACCGGTAAAACGACCCTCGTGCATATGTTGACAAAAGAGTTTCCACAAGTTTGCGAAAGTGTTTCTTTTACAACTCGCTATTTAAGGCCAAATGAAATCGAGGGAAAACATTATTTCTTTGTATCAAAAGATGAGTTCGAATTAATGGTGCGCAACCAGAGTTTTTTGGAGTATGTTGAACTTTATGGTTTTTATTATGGCACTTCTAAAGCTTTTGTAGAGGAAAAATTAAACGAAGGTAAACATGTCGTTTTAGTCATAGATACGCAAGGAGCTTTAGCCTTACAAAAAACAGAAATTCCAGCCATTTACATTTTTTTAAAACCTCCTTCTATGGAAGAACTTGAAAAGCGATTAATTAATCGAAAAACAGAATCGGAAAAAAAAGTAGAAGAGAGGATCGAATGGGCAGAAAAGGAACTGCAAGATAGTAAATTTTATAATTACCACATTGTGAATGATGACCTTCAAATAGCTTATCAAGTTCTTCGAAGTATTGTGATAGCAGAAGATCATCGAAATAAAAAAGATTATTAA
- a CDS encoding DNA-directed RNA polymerase subunit omega produces MEKEHLTNEQLKKKFGSQFDLVIYAIKLAENMIKSGRGPRVRIDTQNPAMQVLAEISQGKDQFEEIIEKQDFDEKIVEKKETVSEAPVKEKNKLKKVALD; encoded by the coding sequence ATGGAAAAAGAGCATTTAACAAATGAGCAACTAAAGAAAAAATTTGGAAGCCAATTTGACTTAGTTATTTATGCGATTAAGTTGGCTGAAAATATGATTAAGTCTGGAAGAGGTCCAAGAGTTAGAATTGATACTCAAAATCCCGCGATGCAAGTTCTAGCTGAAATTTCTCAAGGAAAAGATCAATTTGAAGAAATTATAGAAAAACAAGATTTTGATGAAAAAATAGTAGAAAAAAAAGAAACAGTATCAGAAGCTCCAGTTAAAGAGAAAAATAAGTTAAAGAAAGTGGCTTTAGATTAA